TATCCTGGGCAATAGCTATAATATTTCCTACCGTCATTGTAACAGCAGAGGCTATAGCTATGATTAATAGCCATTTTATGGGAGTCACATTAACATAGTACTGTGTCATACTTACAGTACTTATGTATGCTGTGTAAAAGAATCGTAATAGTACTGCAAAACCTGCTGCCTTAGAACCAACCGTAAGCAATGCTGTAACAGGTATCGGCGCGCCTTCGTATACGTCAGGGGCCCACATGTGTAGGGGAACCATTGCTATTTTAAAACCAAAGCCCGTAAGTATAAATATGGTTGCTATGTAAAGTGTTATGGCAGGGAAATTGTTATTTTGGAATGCCGTTACAATCACCTTTAAATCAAGGGTCCGTGTAAGCCCAAACAACAGTGACATGCCGTAAAGCATAAATGCAGACGCTATGGAACCATATATGATATACTTAAGCCCTGCTTCTTTGGATCTCCTTGAGCCATGGGTGTATGAAACAAGCAGATATGACATTATGCTTAAAAGTTCCATCGATAGGTATATCATGATCAGGTTCATTGAGCTTGCCATCATCGACATTCCTATTGCAAACCCAGACAAAATTGACACAAACTCCCATTTTCCTTTTGAATCTTCCAATTCCCTTGAGCTGAATGACATAAGTAATATGTACACAACAGAGCCATAAGCAATCAGCCTGAAGAACAAACTAAAAGGGTCTATTGCGATCATACCATAGAAAGCGGTATTCATGGTATACCTTAGATATAAAACCACAGTAGCAGTAATAGAGCCCAGCATCCCGATAATACCTACATAAAAAGCGCCCTTGTTATTCGTCCCCTTCATAATCACGGCAGCAATTAATGCAATCAACGCTGTAATCGTTGCGATTATTTCAGGTGTTATTAAAAATAGTGATCTGGCAATTATACCCGGCATAATGTTCTCAATGTCCTACCATCGTAAGCAGTCTGGTTAATGAGGCGTTAACAAGATGGAAGAATGGTAAAGGATAGATGCCAAGAAAGATCGTAACCAATGCAAGAGGTATGAGTGTGAATAGCTCTCTACCGTTTATATCTGCTATACCCTTATACTTTTCGTTGGCAGGTCCGAAGAAAACCCGTTGATATGCCCATAGGAAATAACCTGCCGTGAATATTACGCCGAGTGCAGAGATTATAACTATAACGGGGTATGCTTTGAATGTACCAAGAAATACCAACGCCTCACCGATAAAACCACTCAATCCAGGCAAACCAAGAGATGCCATAAATGCAAGGCTGGTTATACCGGCATAGACAGGCATGTAAGATGCCAGACCGCCAAATCCATCAAGGTCCCTGTGATGTGCCCTGTCATAGACTACACCTACAAGCAAGAACAACATCCCTGTAATGGTTCCGTGATTGAACATCTGCATAAGTGCACCGTTAAAGCCGATGAGCGTTAAAGAAGATAAGCCAAGCATAACATAGCCCATGTGGCTTACCGACGAGTACGCAATCATCTTTTTGAAATCCGTTTGTGCCATTGCGACAAGCGCACCGTAAACTATGTTGATCAATCCAAGAATGGCAAGCGGGAATGCTGTGTAAATGGCCATATCCGGAAGCAGTGGATAGCTTATTCTCATAATACCGTATGCACCCATCTTAAGTAATACACCGGCAAGTATAACGCTTATTGCAGTAGGGGCTTCAACATGTGCATCAGGAAGCCATGTATGAAACGGGAATACAGGTACCTTTATGGCAAAGGCGATAAATAGGGCTATATACATTGCAAGCCTTACCCAGAACTGCTTTATAAACGCAGTCTGATTAGACTGGTTCATTAATGTTACGATGCTGAATGTGTGTTTGCCTGTAGCTGGATCGATGCTGTTAAAATAAAATACAAGTATAACTACAAGCATGAGCACACTGCCCGCGAGCGTATACAGGAAAAACTTTATAGCAGCATACTCCCTTCTTGGGCCTCCCCATATCCCGATAAGAAAATACATTGGGAAAAGCATCAGTTCCCAGAAAACATAGAACAGGAAAAAATCCAATGCGAGGAAAACTCCAAACATCGCGGTTACAAGTAAAAGATAAAGTGCGAAATATGCTTTATGTGCCTTATTTATGTTCCATGATGCAAATACGGATAAAAAGCCTAACAACCCGGTAAGTATAACCATCACGGCACTTATACCGTCTACACCGAGGAAATAGTGTATATTAAATGCCGGGATCCATTGATACTGCTCTACGAACTGGAAACCGGACGCCGACTGATCCATTGCTGCATACATATAAAGCGAAAGCGCCATAGGAATAAAGGTAAAAACAACTGCTGTCCATCTTATCCATGAAACTTTATCCTTTGGCATAAGCAAAATAAGTACAAAACCTATCATCGGTGTAAATATTATCCAGCTTAAAAGATTGCTAATCATCTCCTGTTCCTCCTATAACAAAACGATTGCAAGTAGTATTGCAAGACCTATAATCGCATACATAACATAGCTCTGCACAAACCCTGTTTGTATACGTCTTAATGTACTCCCTGCGCTAACTATCCCATCACCAACAGCATTTACGGCACCGTCTACAACGATCCTGTCAAATGCACCTTCAAAATCGGAAAGTCTTTTCCCGAATCTTGCGACTCCATTAACTGATCCGTCGATTACTCTGTTGTCAAACCTTAAAAGTAAACCCTTAAAATACATCAACGGCTCAATCACATACTTGAAATAAAATTCATCCACATAATACTTGTTGAGTAACCAAGCATAAACCGTTTTAAACCTATCTGCCAAAGCAGCAGGCATATCAGGGTTTACAACGTACATGTAATAACCAATACCAATGCCGGTAAATGCCATAACAACTGAAACTACCATTAATGTCCATTCAAGACCTATGGAACCTTCCGGCAGTTTCACACCCGATGCGAAAACGGGTCCAAGAAATTGTGCAAATAGATTATTAACCCCGAAAATCTCCGGCATACCTATATACCCGCCGATAACGGACAGAATAGCAAGTACGATAAGCGGTATCGTCATTGTCTTTGGAGATTCATGCACATGTTCGCTGGTATGCTGATCCATTCTTGGCTTACCAAAGAATGTCAAGATAACAAGCCTTGTCATGTAAAATGCAGTAAGTACTGCACCGAGTACGCCGAGCGTCCATACAAAAGGACCGCCGTATGGACTTATATAAGCATTGTAAAGGATATCATCTTTACTAAAGAACCCTGCAAAACCCGGCACACCGGAAATAGCAAGATATGCCACAATAAAAGTAGCTGCTGTTATAGGCAGTTTTTTTGCAAGCCCGCCCATTTTTCTTATATCCTGCTCACCCGACATTGCATGGATTACGCTACCTGAACCCAGGAATAACAATGCCTTAAAAAAGGCATGCGTCATAAGATGGAATATCCCGGATGCAAAAGCGCCAACCCCAACACCAATAAACATATAACCGAGCTGACTCACTGTTGAATATGCAAGAACCTTTTTAATATCGTTCTGCACGAGTCCAATGGTTGCTGCAAAAAAAGCAGTAAGAGCCCCAACAATTGCAATAACCCTTAATGCATCGGGGGCAAGGCTGTAAAGAAAATTCATCCTTGCGATCATATAAACACCTGCTGTAACCATTGTAGCTGCGTGGATTAAAGCACTGACAGGCGTTGGACCCGCCATTGCATCAGGAAGCCATACATATAGTGGAATCTGCGCCGACTTGCCTGTAGCTCCAACAAAAAGTAATAGCCCCACTGCTGTAAGTACAGCAGGCGGCATTAACATTATGTTGGATTTTATAACCCCAAAGTCAAGCGACCATACGCCGGTCTTTGAACCCATTACAGTGAAAAGGAGTAAAAACCCCGTTAAAAAGCCAAAATCACCTATTCTATTAACAACAAATGCCTTCATCCCTGCTTTAGCATTTTCAAGCTTCTCAAACCAAAATCCTATCAGGAGGTATGAACAAAGTCCCACCCCTTCCCATCCAACAAACATGAGTAAAATGCTGTTCGAAAGCACGAGTAAAAGCATCGAGAAGGCAAAGAGGTTGAGAAACCCAAAATACCTTGAAAACCTCTTATCCCCATGCATGTACCCTACAGAATATAAATGAATTACAGAACTAACCCCGCTTACAATAAGGATCATTACAATTGAGAGTTGATCTACAAGAAAGGACAACCCTACACCGAAACTGCCTACGTGTATCCATTGATAAACACTATCTATAAAATGACGGTTTCCCGGCGGCAGAGATATTAAATGAACGTAAACAATTACTGATAAAATAAATGATAGAGTGATTGATCCAACCGCTAAAATGCTTACCATGGATCTGTTAAGTCTTGATCCGATAAGCAGGTTTATTACAGCTCCGATTAAGGGTAATACCGGAATCAGCCATATATAGTTTTCTATGAATAAATATCTCATATCAACCCTTCAATGTGTCCTCTTTATCAAGATCAATAGTTTTTGTGGCTTTATAAATGGTTATTACGATGGCAAGTGCAACAGCAACCTCGGTTGCAGCTACGACTATGGAAAACAATGCGAAAATCTGACCGCTGATCCCACGCTCTATGAATTTTGAAAAGGCAACAAGGTTAATATTGGCAGCATTAAGCATGAGCTCTATGCCCATTAAGACAGCTATTGCATTTTTCCTTGTAATAACTCCAAATACACCAATTGCAAAAAGCAGCCCTGAAAGGATAAGGTAATGATTTACATCAGGGTATGATAAAAAGCTCATTGATCTTTTCTCCTTATTTCTGACCTTATAAGAGATGCAGCCCCGATCATGCCAAGCACAAGCATAATGGATGCAAGTTCAAAAGGCAAAATGTATGTTGTGAGGAACTGTGTACCTATAATTTGGGTTGTTGGAACATCGGGTTTATAGCCCATATTCAACCATGGTGACGGTTTTATCGCATAATAAATGAGTGTGAATGTGATAATAGCGCTGATCGTTCCCATCACTACCGTCCCGGTTCTGTTAAAGATATCAGCACTGTAAGAACGCTGTGTTAACATAACACCAAACACTATAAGAATAAGAATACCCCCTATATAGATTAAGACCTGGGTAACCCCTAAAAAATCCGCACCGAGCAATACGTATATGCCTGCAACGCCAAAAAGTGTAAAAAATAATGCAAAAGCGGATTTTACAATATTATTAAATAATACCACGAGTAAGGCAGAGCCTATTATGAGAGATGCGAAAACATAAAAAAGGATTGAATATACTGTATAGCTGTCCATTATTTTTTCACCGGTTCCTTTCCCCCGTGTCCGTCCGGAGCCATTTCCGGTATACCTGTCTTTACCGCTGCATTTACGTTTGTTGCCGATAATGGGTCTCCCTGAATTACTGCATCAGCGGCAGCAGCTGTGGCGGGTTTAACTTCTACTGATACGCTCACTTCTGCAAGCTCGCCGAGCCCAAAATGCGTCACAAGTTCATCTCTTGAAAAAGCTGAAAACTCATAATCCTTATTAAAGTAAAGGCACTTTTCTACCGGGCAAGCTTCCACGCATAGACCGCAATATATGCATCTCGCGTTATCTATATCAAATATAACCGGTCTAAGCTTTTTGTTTGCATCACGTACCGTTTTTAAAAATATTGCATCCACAGGACAGATCCGTACACACGCTGTACAGCCGGTACAGATATTTATATCAACAAACAATTTGCCTCTGAATCTATCATAAGGTTCTCTCCGAACCTCAGGGTATTGTTGTGTAACCTCTGTCTTTGAATTAACCCCGTATTTTATAGTAACACCCATACCCGTGAATACGGACTTCACAGCGGATGTTATTTTTTTAAAGTATTCCTTAAAACCTTTTAACACTGCATCTCCATTAATGGATAAACAATCCTCTGAATATGTCATAAATACCTTTGCCGTTGAATAGAGCAACCCAGACGCTTGAGCCTATAAGATTAAAAAAAGCTATAGGTGTAAGATACTTCCAGCTCATTTCCATAAGTTGATCAACCCTTAACCTTGGAAGCGTCCATCTTATCCACATCATAACGTATATCAAAACAAAAATCTTTATCATGAAAACCACTATTTCAATCGCCTGCCGCAGCCATGTATTTATGTGAAGCCCCGCTATAAACGGTATCTGCCATCCGCCGAGAAATACGGTCACTGCTATAGCACTTACGATAAACATATCACCATACTCTGCCATAAAATAAAAAGCAAAACGCATGCCTGTGTACTCGGTATGATAGCCGGCAACAAGTTCCGACTCTGCCTCCGGTATATCAAACGGGGTCCTGTTTACCTCTGCTATGGAAGAGATAAAATAAATAAAAAAAGCCAAAAATACAAATGGGTTGTTGAATAAAATCCATCTAAAGATGCCGAGGCCGCCTGATTGATATTCAATGATGCCTCTCATGCTCATTGTGCCTGTTATAATGATCGCCGCGAGCAGCGATAAAACTGTTGGGATCTCATAGCTAACGATCTGGGCAACAGCGCGCATGCCTCCAATCAATGACCATTTGTTGTTCGAGCCCCATGAGCCCATAAGTATTGCCATGGAAACAACAGATGAAATGGCAAGTATATAAAGTATGCCGACATTCATATCAGCCACATAAACATGACTGCTGTACGATAGCGGTACGAATGCAGCAAAAGAAGACGTAAAAACAATGTATGGAGCTATAACAAACAACCATTTATCTGCATAGAATGGGATTATATCTTCCTTTAAAATCAGTTTTACCCCGTCTGCAACGAACTGTAAAAGTCCATAAGGACCAACCCTGTTTGGACCTATTCTTGCCTGAATATCTCCGGCAACTTTTCTTTCAGCATAAGTTGCCAGCCCCTCATACAACAGTACAAACATGAGTATAATAATACTTGCCACAACCATTATACCTATGACAACCAGCAACCTTGTTATTGGCAGCGAGTTTATAAGATGTGAAAAGATATGATTTACGAATTCAATCATCTGTCTATCTCCGGCAGTATAATATCAAGACTCCCGATAAGAGCTACTATGTCAGCTACCATAACACCCTTTGCAAGCAGCGGAAA
This portion of the Deltaproteobacteria bacterium genome encodes:
- the nuoK gene encoding NADH-quinone oxidoreductase subunit NuoK translates to MSFLSYPDVNHYLILSGLLFAIGVFGVITRKNAIAVLMGIELMLNAANINLVAFSKFIERGISGQIFALFSIVVAATEVAVALAIVITIYKATKTIDLDKEDTLKG
- the nuoH gene encoding NADH-quinone oxidoreductase subunit NuoH — encoded protein: MIEFVNHIFSHLINSLPITRLLVVIGIMVVASIIILMFVLLYEGLATYAERKVAGDIQARIGPNRVGPYGLLQFVADGVKLILKEDIIPFYADKWLFVIAPYIVFTSSFAAFVPLSYSSHVYVADMNVGILYILAISSVVSMAILMGSWGSNNKWSLIGGMRAVAQIVSYEIPTVLSLLAAIIITGTMSMRGIIEYQSGGLGIFRWILFNNPFVFLAFFIYFISSIAEVNRTPFDIPEAESELVAGYHTEYTGMRFAFYFMAEYGDMFIVSAIAVTVFLGGWQIPFIAGLHINTWLRQAIEIVVFMIKIFVLIYVMMWIRWTLPRLRVDQLMEMSWKYLTPIAFFNLIGSSVWVALFNGKGIYDIFRGLFIH
- a CDS encoding NADH-quinone oxidoreductase subunit M, with amino-acid sequence MISNLLSWIIFTPMIGFVLILLMPKDKVSWIRWTAVVFTFIPMALSLYMYAAMDQSASGFQFVEQYQWIPAFNIHYFLGVDGISAVMVILTGLLGFLSVFASWNINKAHKAYFALYLLLVTAMFGVFLALDFFLFYVFWELMLFPMYFLIGIWGGPRREYAAIKFFLYTLAGSVLMLVVILVFYFNSIDPATGKHTFSIVTLMNQSNQTAFIKQFWVRLAMYIALFIAFAIKVPVFPFHTWLPDAHVEAPTAISVILAGVLLKMGAYGIMRISYPLLPDMAIYTAFPLAILGLINIVYGALVAMAQTDFKKMIAYSSVSHMGYVMLGLSSLTLIGFNGALMQMFNHGTITGMLFLLVGVVYDRAHHRDLDGFGGLASYMPVYAGITSLAFMASLGLPGLSGFIGEALVFLGTFKAYPVIVIISALGVIFTAGYFLWAYQRVFFGPANEKYKGIADINGRELFTLIPLALVTIFLGIYPLPFFHLVNASLTRLLTMVGH
- a CDS encoding NADH-quinone oxidoreductase subunit N; this translates as MPGIIARSLFLITPEIIATITALIALIAAVIMKGTNNKGAFYVGIIGMLGSITATVVLYLRYTMNTAFYGMIAIDPFSLFFRLIAYGSVVYILLMSFSSRELEDSKGKWEFVSILSGFAIGMSMMASSMNLIMIYLSMELLSIMSYLLVSYTHGSRRSKEAGLKYIIYGSIASAFMLYGMSLLFGLTRTLDLKVIVTAFQNNNFPAITLYIATIFILTGFGFKIAMVPLHMWAPDVYEGAPIPVTALLTVGSKAAGFAVLLRFFYTAYISTVSMTQYYVNVTPIKWLLIIAIASAVTMTVGNIIAIAQDNIKRMLAYSSISHAGYMLVGLSVISNEAISSVLLYLAVYFFMNIGAFVVVMLVENSIHSENINDYKGLSWTSPALAAAMTVFLFSLTGLPPFAGFTGKVVVFLAAIDKGLYWLVILAVINTVISLYYYARVIKKMYFETQPDNVQKIKVGMLPAVIIISVLIPTLLFGIWWSPLVNFVHFSSFMY
- a CDS encoding NADH-quinone oxidoreductase subunit J; translation: MDSYTVYSILFYVFASLIIGSALLVVLFNNIVKSAFALFFTLFGVAGIYVLLGADFLGVTQVLIYIGGILILIVFGVMLTQRSYSADIFNRTGTVVMGTISAIITFTLIYYAIKPSPWLNMGYKPDVPTTQIIGTQFLTTYILPFELASIMLVLGMIGAASLIRSEIRRKDQ
- the nuoL gene encoding NADH-quinone oxidoreductase subunit L, with the translated sequence MRYLFIENYIWLIPVLPLIGAVINLLIGSRLNRSMVSILAVGSITLSFILSVIVYVHLISLPPGNRHFIDSVYQWIHVGSFGVGLSFLVDQLSIVMILIVSGVSSVIHLYSVGYMHGDKRFSRYFGFLNLFAFSMLLLVLSNSILLMFVGWEGVGLCSYLLIGFWFEKLENAKAGMKAFVVNRIGDFGFLTGFLLLFTVMGSKTGVWSLDFGVIKSNIMLMPPAVLTAVGLLLFVGATGKSAQIPLYVWLPDAMAGPTPVSALIHAATMVTAGVYMIARMNFLYSLAPDALRVIAIVGALTAFFAATIGLVQNDIKKVLAYSTVSQLGYMFIGVGVGAFASGIFHLMTHAFFKALLFLGSGSVIHAMSGEQDIRKMGGLAKKLPITAATFIVAYLAISGVPGFAGFFSKDDILYNAYISPYGGPFVWTLGVLGAVLTAFYMTRLVILTFFGKPRMDQHTSEHVHESPKTMTIPLIVLAILSVIGGYIGMPEIFGVNNLFAQFLGPVFASGVKLPEGSIGLEWTLMVVSVVMAFTGIGIGYYMYVVNPDMPAALADRFKTVYAWLLNKYYVDEFYFKYVIEPLMYFKGLLLRFDNRVIDGSVNGVARFGKRLSDFEGAFDRIVVDGAVNAVGDGIVSAGSTLRRIQTGFVQSYVMYAIIGLAILLAIVLL
- a CDS encoding NADH-quinone oxidoreductase subunit I — translated: MLKGFKEYFKKITSAVKSVFTGMGVTIKYGVNSKTEVTQQYPEVRREPYDRFRGKLFVDINICTGCTACVRICPVDAIFLKTVRDANKKLRPVIFDIDNARCIYCGLCVEACPVEKCLYFNKDYEFSAFSRDELVTHFGLGELAEVSVSVEVKPATAAAADAVIQGDPLSATNVNAAVKTGIPEMAPDGHGGKEPVKK